Below is a window of Candidatus Nitrosotenuis uzonensis DNA.
TTCCTACCGCACGCTGTACACCTGAACTTTTGCCTACCGTATGCGCGAAGGTTGCCTATAATGTCTGGTACCAAGTGAGTTGTTATCACGTTAGTTACGATCTCTGTTGCGTCTACTGCACCTATCAGCTCGGCGTTTCTTATTTGCAGGTCGAATTTATCAAGCATTGAGCCCAGCGTAGAGTATGCACTGCGCGATCTTGAGGTTGTAAGAGTCGATGTCTCGTGGGTGTAATAGTAGCCGTAAAATTGAGTCTCCGTTTCCAGGCGAGCTTTGATTATCTCTACGGACGTGACCTCGGTCGCCTTTTTTCTCTGCAGTGTATCCTCAAAGAACTCGAGTGGAAGTGTTTTTGTCACTTCAAAGTTGTGCGCCTGAGGCTGAGATTCATGTGGAAGTACTACAGGTTGGATGAGCAACGGTGCGTCCATAAGGCCGCCTATTTTGTCGGAAAGAAACTGCCTTGAGAAGTTGAGCAAGGCGTCAAGCAATAGCATTATCGAGTCAGCATCGCCGTCTGCATCCCTGCGTTTTGCAGAGTGCCAGTTAGGGGTTCCAAAGCAGACATGTGTGTCTGTATATCCGATTATTCTTCCCACTATACCGACAGAGGTATGCGGTGCAAGACCGATTATTAGGTGGCCTACAAGCTCGTCGGTGTTTTTGACGTTATAGAATGGCTGCCTGCCATACAATTTTTCCAGCTCAAGATCAATGTACTTGCATGCCTGCACCAAGTATTTGCCGCTCTCGTGTGGAATTATTACGTCCTGCATTTTTATTTCGATCATTTGATCAGGACTGCTCAGTGGGATACCGTCAATGTCATGTGTATATCCAAGCTCGTGCAGTTTTTGTATGGGAGTACCTATCCAGCGCGGCTTAAAGTGGGTGAGCGGCGAGTTGGTTGCATCAAACCTGACTGTTCCATCCTTGAATACTGTAAGATCCAATGACTGCCTGATGAGTCCTTTTTCCAGCGGTTCGGCTATCCTGTCTTGACCGATAAGTTCCATTACCCCCTTGAAGGGCTCTTGTACTCTTATGCCGGTTTTTTCTTGCGCAAGAAAGAGCTTTTCTTTTAGCGGAAATGGCTTGAATGAATGTGTCGGGGCTTTTTTCTTGCATTTTTGGCAGAATGGTTCCTCAAGCGTAGCTCTGCAAATCGGGCATGTCAATTCCACCGCCGTTTTGTTGCCGCATTTTTGGCACATGATGCTAATTGATGGTTCATTGCATGCCTTGCACATTCTGTTGTTTATGTTGCAGTAAAAATTGGGAGACGTGCAAGCCTTGACTATATCTCGTGTTATGCCGCCCTTATCACCTGTTGGAAACAGTATATGGACTGGGGGCTTCATTAGCCTTGGCGCTGCCTTTTCCGGGCGACCTATTCTGACTCCAATAGATGTTGAGAATTTTGGCCTTATTGTTATGCCTGATGATTTTGAGATCGTTTCAGGTACGGTTTCAGCGTACTGCAGTGGGTTTGCAAAGAGAAGCTGGTAGAATATTTCAGCCTCCAAGTCTTGAATCACGATCTCCGATTCTGATACCTTGTGCGGTACGCCGATTTTTTCTAGAATCGGCTTGCACCTGCTTGCGTACCGAATCGCATTCTCTTCTATTTTTAGTGGTGAGGCAAGCTCACGAAGCTCCTCGATTGTGATTTGTTCCCAGTAGAAGAGGTATTGCGGGTGTAATGGGATTTTAAAGTTCAGTGAAATCTCAAGTGCCTCTTCAAAGTCGGGCGTCCTCTGCAGGAACTCGCCTAGCTCTGAATTCGGTTCGTATTTGAGAATCCGTTGTTTTAGCTCTTCAATCCAAAACTCTTCTACATACCCGGAAGGAATCAGCTGGGCGTTGTTCTCTAAAAAGTCGCCGTATGAGATCAGTATGTCCCCAAGATAAAGCACTTTTTCAATCTGGTCTCTAATTTTTATTCCATGTTCTACATCCTTTATCTTTACAACCTCGCCGCCCTTGAGCCGGACCGTCGGGGTTTCAATTGTGTCTACAAACGCCACCGTTGCCCCTTTTCCAGGAATATCGATCTTTATCTGGGTTCCAACCGCTATGGTGTGGTGTAGAATTTCTGCAATGACCGGATGAATTCCGACGGCTGCAAACCCGGTGTTACATGCCCGGCCGTACCTGAGCCTAAAACCTCCTATCTTGTTTGGTAGCGAAAGTACGGATCTGCCGGTAATTACCTCTTTGAGCCTTTTTGCAGCCGAGTCTTCTCCATCCCCTTTCTGCACTCCTCCCTTAATCAGGCCCAGCCATTCCCAGCCATCAAGCTTGTAGAGATCTATTCGTTTGAGTAGCTTCTTGGCCCGCCCTATGAGGCCGTCGTTTAGGACGCGCAGTGCGCCGCCCCGAACGCGGTCGGTTTTGATTCTCACCATGTTCTTGTGGTTTACTACTTCGTTCGGGTCTGTATCAACTCCATCAAGTTCTACTGGCAAGTTGGAGATTACAGTGACTATATCTTCATCATGTACGTGATATTGAAAGCTGCCCACATCCCGCTCGTAGATGCGCAGCTCCTCGACAAACCTGCCAGTTTCATCGTCAAACGAGTTTGCTTGGTATTTTTGCAGCCCTACAGTACGTCTTACATGGTCTGCTATGAGCATGGTGACAGCCGATTCTGTGCCTCCTGCAGAACGCATCGGACCGGCAATTGACACTGATAGATAGTCCGTGCCGTCCCTGTTTTTCTTGATTGTAACGCTGTTAATTCCCTGAAGAGGCGCTATTGTGACCCCCTCAGTAACTATGGCAAGCCCAACACGCACTGCGTTGTCAAGCCTTTTTTCAAGTGGCGTATCCTCTGGAAGGTACCTGCCAAGAGCTATGTTTTTTGAAATCTCAAGTGCGGCCAGCTCCTTTCCCATCGTCTTTAGTAACTCTCTTAGCGGTTCGGCAATGTCTATATCATGCATCTTTGCCACCCGATCTGCAAGATCAAATGCAATCTTAGGTTCCACTATTCCTGAAGAGTCCACAAGGGTGGATTTGGCCTGTGCTGCGTGCTCAAATATCTTGTATGTGTTCTCAGACAAGCTGGCGTAATAATCCAAATAGTATGTTGGCATAGGTATCCCATTAAGGCGGGATGTTGCCGCATTCTCCGACATGTTATTTCCTATTGTTTTTGAGGCTATTTGCTATTTCGGCCAGCTTTTTGAGGCTATCATTTTCCTTTTCAAGCAGTGTTCCTATGACTATGGCGTCAGCCCCAGCCTTTACAATCGTGGCCGCGGTCTTGGCATCCCTAATACCTCCACCCACGATAAGAAATCCCTTGAACACTTTTCTTACGGCCTGAATCATCTCTGGCCTGACACTTTGTTTTGCGCCTGAGCCTGCCTCAAGGTAAACAAACCTCATTCCTAGAAATTGTGCCGCAAGACAGTATGCTGCTGCTATTCCTGGCTTGTCAAACGGTATTGCCCGCGCGGATCCTACAAACCATGCAGTAGTTCCTTCACCAATTATTATGTATGCGGTTGGTAATGGTTCTAGGCCGAATTTGAGTACAGTAGGGGCTCCAAGTGCCTGAGCCTGCGTAATATAGTATGGGTTTTCTGAGTTCATAAGAGAGCTAAACAATATTGCGTCTGCCTTGGGAACCACACCAGTAACATTTCCAGGAAATAGAATTATTGGAATTTTTACGGATTTTTTTATAGTTTTTACAACCTGTGCCATCTCCAGTTGGTTAATTGCGGAGGATCCGCCCACCAATATGGCTGCCGCACCAAGCCTTTCAACATTCTTTGCAAGTTTGACCGATTCTTTCATTTTTGAAACCTCGGAATCAATCAACACGAAGATAAGACTGGCCTTTCTTTTCCTAGCCGACAGTAAGTATTGTTCTACTTTGCCCATGGGGTTGGTTTACCTATAGTGCTTTAAAGTTTAATTTAGACTGTGGTATACAGATCTGTATAGCTATGGGAGAGTTCGAAGGGTCTAATTTTAATAACATTATACGTCAAATTATAAAAAAATCATTATTTACAGAACGACAAATTGAAATTATTTTAAATCACAAGAATATCGAGCAGCTCGAGTTCAACATAAGTAAAGGAGCCTACTTTAGGCAGGTATCTCAGTCAAGGGACAAGCTCATGGGCTTGTTTTATTCCATCATACTGCTTCGGGGCCTCGGCATATTACTTCCAGATGACATTGATGTGATATCTAGGCTTGCGCAACAGGTTTCTGTGATAAAAGACAGTGATGTTTTTCCAGAAAGAGAGGAGCAAGTGATGAATGTCATAGACAAACTGGTCAGACAGGCGTGTGGAATGTGATGTATCACATTATTGCTGGCATCCGCTCTATCTAGATAGTGATTAGTGATGATGCACATGTTGACTCAAAGTGTGAAATTATGTTGTCCAATCACAATAAATCACAACATTTGTTCTCATTAAGTGATGCTAATCGAGATTCCTGACCCACAAATCATAGCTAGTGTGATTATCGCATTCGTGGTTGGTATATTCGGTATGACAATTTACAACAAAATCAGGTCATTTTCGGCCCAGAAAGGTATGGATCCTTCATATTTGTCACGCCTAGAGTATTATGAGAGGCAGTTAATCGACATGAAAATACGCATGGATGCACTTGATTTGGAAGAGACTAAGGTTCCTGCACCAGTAATCGAGAAAGTTGAGGCCGTTTTGGAGAAAAAGGTAGAGGAGCCGGTAAGAAAAGAGCCTGAAAGGCCGGTTTCAAAGCCAAGAATGCCCAATATGGACTTTAACGGCATAGCAGAACATGTGTTAGGATTAATCACAACCAAGGAAATGACGTCACGTGACATCCAAATCACAATAGGTCGAAGCCGTGAACACACATCTAGACTGATGAAGCGGCTTTTTGAGGATGGTTTGGTGGAAAGAAATACAAAAAAGAAACCATTCACTTACAAGATTACGGAAAAAGGCCGGGCCAGATTAGGAAACCTGGAATCGCCAATTACGGCCTAAGTCTACTGATATTTTTCGATCTGTTTTTCTGGATCAGTATGGTAAATTCTGGCCAGACGGTACTAAAATCTTATAATTTAATAATCTATAAAATATTAAATATCTTGAATTAATAAATTAATTATGCTAACAGAAAATGATGAGTTGGTAAAGATCACAGCAGTAGGCACAATCTCAATACCAAAGCAATTCCGTAAATACCTTGGTATACAGAAGGGTGACTATGTCAAAATCAGTTTGCAGGGCGATTCGCTAGTTGTTAGGCGGGCGACTATATCCTAGTCTGCTCTCTGTGGGATTTTTACCAGTTGGTATACCCATTCTCTACCGTTACGCAGCCTGTTAATCCTACCCTTGGTGTTAAACCTGGCCAAATAAGTCGAAATTATGCTTAGTTTTACAGGTTCGTTATACTCGTCTTCGTATTTTTCCAGTATTTCTGTAGAGGTAAACTTGCCCATAGGGAAGTATTTGTCTACTATGTGCCATATTTTGGCACCTACAGAATCCAGTTGTGGTGCCTCCTCCTGATCCTCAATATTCATCAAATCCATTAACTCGAATATCTTGAGAACTTTATCTCTAGTGATATTGCCTTCTATGTTAAAGTTGTATTTGGCACCATCTGTATCCTCCAAATCTATCCGTATCCTTTTCTTGGCCATTGTGATCGATCGTGTTAACTAGTTAACAGTTGAATTGATCCGATGATAATTGTTAACCAGTTGAGTTGTTAACATTGACTGCGTGGCTCACGCCTAACCGTTTTTAGGCTATTAACAATTACACCCACCTGAAAAACCCATATTAATTAGATTTCGTGCCTAGAGTGGAAATAAAGGGGTTGTTTTTAGGCTATTAACACTGTTAATATCGATCTTCACGCCTAGAGTGGAAATAAAGGGGTCAAATTCGGGTTTTTCCTACCCAATCTTAACATAAACTTAACAGTTTGTGAATAAACACACCCCCCATCTTTAACTAGAGACACACCTATACTTCCACTGTTCCTCTTTTCAAAATTTTTTTTAAAAAAGAAAATGAAATGAATGATTAGGTATAGGTTGTTATCAAAAACTAACATAATGATTGGAAATTATGGTGTCTCTCTATCTTTTAATGAGGGGTGTGATGGTTTTTCACATGCAGAAGGTAAACAAAGAAAAACATCAAGCGGCCCTGGAAGAAAAGATAAGAGAATTAGAATTGGAAGGATGGCGTGTTGTTAATCTACATGGAAAGTCACCTGATGCAATAGCAGTAAAGGATGACCGTATTGTTGCAGTTGAGATCCTAAAAAAAATAAAAACTGAGAGAAAGAACCCAGAGCTGGCCAAAAAGAAAGGCAAGTTCAAATGGACATTTGCAGGCGGGTTTACACTTACTAGTAAAAGGTCAAATTATGATATGTTTGATGATGTTATCTTTGGTTTCTACAAATAGGTGTGGGAGTAATTGAGTAACGATCCGGTTGACAAATTATTGGATAACGCAATACAAGGAAACTCACTACTCAAGGATAGAAGCGTCCTGCAGACAAAATTCGAGCCTGAAGTAATTTTGCATAGGGATGCAGAGCTAGCCAAGGTAACCCAAGCACTATTACCGATATTGAAGGGAAGTAGGCCATCAAACCTGCTAATATATGGCAAACCAGGAACGGGCAAGACCTTGGTAGTTTCCAAAGTACTCTCAAAAATAGAAAAAAAAGTCCAAGACAGCAAATTTCCAATCAAATTCATCTATGCAAACGCCAAAGACGAGACTACGATTTACGGTCTGCTGGTTCACCTTGGCTCAAAACTAGGTATAGAATTACCCACGACAGGCCTATCAATTAGCATCGTATTCACTAAAATCATAGATACCATAAAACACAATTCCATAAACGCCATATTCGTAGTCGACGAGATAGACTATCTGGCCGAGCTTGCATCAAAGACAGGAAAGGACATACTTTACAATCTTACAAGGGCAAACGAGAGGCTCAAAGAGGGGGGTTCATTGACCCTTATCGGCATATCAAATCTACTTACCTTCAAGGAACGTCTGGATCCTAGAGTAATCAGTAGCCTCAGCGAGGAGGAGGTGGTCTTTACCAATTATTCAGTTGATCAGATAAAACAGATTCTTGCGGAGAGAATCAAGTCTGCCTTCATAAAAGATGCGGTAGGCGAAGCGGCCCTAAATCTCTGCGCCGCACTGGCAGGCCAAGAGCACGGCGACGCAAGAAGGGCCATCGATCTGCTGCGTGTTGCAGGCGAGCTGGCAGAACGAGAACAGGCAAATCACGTGACAGAAGAACACATCCGACGAGCAGCACAGAAAATGGAGGAGGACAAGGAATTCACAGCACTCAACTCATACCCACTGCATGAAAAGCTGCTAATAGTTGCAGTGATGAGGAGCAACGGTGCCGCAA
It encodes the following:
- a CDS encoding DNA polymerase II large subunit; translated protein: MSENAATSRLNGIPMPTYYLDYYASLSENTYKIFEHAAQAKSTLVDSSGIVEPKIAFDLADRVAKMHDIDIAEPLRELLKTMGKELAALEISKNIALGRYLPEDTPLEKRLDNAVRVGLAIVTEGVTIAPLQGINSVTIKKNRDGTDYLSVSIAGPMRSAGGTESAVTMLIADHVRRTVGLQKYQANSFDDETGRFVEELRIYERDVGSFQYHVHDEDIVTVISNLPVELDGVDTDPNEVVNHKNMVRIKTDRVRGGALRVLNDGLIGRAKKLLKRIDLYKLDGWEWLGLIKGGVQKGDGEDSAAKRLKEVITGRSVLSLPNKIGGFRLRYGRACNTGFAAVGIHPVIAEILHHTIAVGTQIKIDIPGKGATVAFVDTIETPTVRLKGGEVVKIKDVEHGIKIRDQIEKVLYLGDILISYGDFLENNAQLIPSGYVEEFWIEELKQRILKYEPNSELGEFLQRTPDFEEALEISLNFKIPLHPQYLFYWEQITIEELRELASPLKIEENAIRYASRCKPILEKIGVPHKVSESEIVIQDLEAEIFYQLLFANPLQYAETVPETISKSSGITIRPKFSTSIGVRIGRPEKAAPRLMKPPVHILFPTGDKGGITRDIVKACTSPNFYCNINNRMCKACNEPSISIMCQKCGNKTAVELTCPICRATLEEPFCQKCKKKAPTHSFKPFPLKEKLFLAQEKTGIRVQEPFKGVMELIGQDRIAEPLEKGLIRQSLDLTVFKDGTVRFDATNSPLTHFKPRWIGTPIQKLHELGYTHDIDGIPLSSPDQMIEIKMQDVIIPHESGKYLVQACKYIDLELEKLYGRQPFYNVKNTDELVGHLIIGLAPHTSVGIVGRIIGYTDTHVCFGTPNWHSAKRRDADGDADSIMLLLDALLNFSRQFLSDKIGGLMDAPLLIQPVVLPHESQPQAHNFEVTKTLPLEFFEDTLQRKKATEVTSVEIIKARLETETQFYGYYYTHETSTLTTSRSRSAYSTLGSMLDKFDLQIRNAELIGAVDATEIVTNVITTHLVPDIIGNLRAYGRQKFRCTACGRKYRRVPLIQHCVCGNNLIQTITRPSIEKYLRLAKRLVEKYDVGPYLKGRINTLSDEIDLVFGKRAGDQLLLTDYQ
- a CDS encoding geranylgeranylglyceryl/heptaprenylglyceryl phosphate synthase, which translates into the protein MGKVEQYLLSARKRKASLIFVLIDSEVSKMKESVKLAKNVERLGAAAILVGGSSAINQLEMAQVVKTIKKSVKIPIILFPGNVTGVVPKADAILFSSLMNSENPYYITQAQALGAPTVLKFGLEPLPTAYIIIGEGTTAWFVGSARAIPFDKPGIAAAYCLAAQFLGMRFVYLEAGSGAKQSVRPEMIQAVRKVFKGFLIVGGGIRDAKTAATIVKAGADAIVIGTLLEKENDSLKKLAEIANSLKNNRK
- a CDS encoding winged helix DNA-binding protein yields the protein MLIEIPDPQIIASVIIAFVVGIFGMTIYNKIRSFSAQKGMDPSYLSRLEYYERQLIDMKIRMDALDLEETKVPAPVIEKVEAVLEKKVEEPVRKEPERPVSKPRMPNMDFNGIAEHVLGLITTKEMTSRDIQITIGRSREHTSRLMKRLFEDGLVERNTKKKPFTYKITEKGRARLGNLESPITA
- a CDS encoding AbrB/MazE/SpoVT family DNA-binding domain-containing protein; the encoded protein is MLTENDELVKITAVGTISIPKQFRKYLGIQKGDYVKISLQGDSLVVRRATIS
- a CDS encoding Cdc6/Cdc18 family protein yields the protein MSNDPVDKLLDNAIQGNSLLKDRSVLQTKFEPEVILHRDAELAKVTQALLPILKGSRPSNLLIYGKPGTGKTLVVSKVLSKIEKKVQDSKFPIKFIYANAKDETTIYGLLVHLGSKLGIELPTTGLSISIVFTKIIDTIKHNSINAIFVVDEIDYLAELASKTGKDILYNLTRANERLKEGGSLTLIGISNLLTFKERLDPRVISSLSEEEVVFTNYSVDQIKQILAERIKSAFIKDAVGEAALNLCAALAGQEHGDARRAIDLLRVAGELAEREQANHVTEEHIRRAAQKMEEDKEFTALNSYPLHEKLLIVAVMRSNGAATGEVYHTYKELCKTIRQKEVTQRRATQILSDIELSGLITGKIIHQGMHGRTKKYNLTIQPETVKKAFQNDIILADIL